One segment of Arthrobacter sp. MMS18-M83 DNA contains the following:
- a CDS encoding YeiH family protein: MHPKRLPAPVSRLGAGIVMAVAATGLAFIVHALLPPIPAMTAAVALGLLAANIPGTAAWAAGRARPGLDFAGKHHMRAGIVLLGLKVSVVDVLDLGWFALALIAAVVLLSFAGTYGLARLVKLPREGALLIATGFSICGASAIGAMAAVRRIKHQDTVLPVALVTLCGTLAIGVLPLLMHPLGLSPEQFGAWTGASVHDVGQVVATAQTAGPAALAIAVVVKLTRVILLAPIVAGAGLTQRWSMRRKSRNGNEANDDSGKFPPIVSLFVLGFIAMVAARSLGWLTPGVLEAAGGIQDILLASALFGLGSAVRVRTLLLTGGRAALVALGSWFLIALLGLGAVWRMIR; the protein is encoded by the coding sequence ATGCACCCCAAGCGTCTTCCGGCCCCCGTCTCCCGATTGGGAGCCGGGATCGTCATGGCAGTGGCAGCCACTGGACTCGCCTTCATTGTCCATGCCCTGCTTCCCCCCATCCCTGCCATGACAGCCGCTGTAGCGCTGGGTTTGTTAGCTGCAAATATACCGGGCACGGCGGCATGGGCTGCCGGACGCGCCCGCCCGGGCCTGGACTTCGCCGGCAAGCACCACATGCGGGCAGGTATTGTGCTGCTGGGCTTGAAAGTCAGCGTTGTCGATGTGCTCGACCTTGGCTGGTTCGCGCTCGCCCTGATTGCCGCCGTCGTGCTGCTCAGTTTCGCCGGCACGTACGGACTGGCCCGACTGGTAAAGCTTCCGCGCGAAGGTGCCCTGTTGATAGCAACCGGATTCTCCATCTGCGGCGCCTCGGCGATCGGAGCCATGGCCGCGGTGCGCCGCATCAAGCACCAGGACACCGTCTTGCCCGTTGCCTTGGTGACCCTGTGCGGCACGCTCGCCATCGGCGTCCTGCCCCTGCTCATGCACCCCTTGGGCCTGAGTCCCGAACAATTCGGTGCCTGGACCGGCGCTTCCGTCCACGACGTCGGTCAAGTAGTCGCCACGGCACAGACCGCCGGTCCGGCGGCGCTGGCCATCGCCGTCGTCGTCAAACTGACTCGGGTGATCCTGCTGGCTCCCATTGTTGCGGGGGCCGGCCTCACGCAACGGTGGTCGATGCGGCGGAAGTCACGGAACGGCAACGAGGCGAATGACGACAGCGGCAAGTTCCCTCCGATCGTTTCCCTGTTCGTCCTCGGATTCATCGCCATGGTGGCCGCCCGCTCGCTGGGATGGCTCACTCCGGGCGTCCTGGAAGCAGCGGGAGGAATCCAGGACATCCTGCTCGCCTCGGCCCTGTTCGGTCTAGGTTCAGCGGTCCGCGTCCGTACGCTGTTGCTCACCGGGGGGCGCGCTGCGCTGGTTGCCCTCGGCTCGTGGTTCCTCATCGCGTTGCTGGGCCTGGGCGCCGTCTGGCGCATGATTAGATAG
- a CDS encoding type B 50S ribosomal protein L31, with translation MKSDIHPKYEAVVFNDLASGVKFLTKSTVSSSKTIEWEDGNTYPVIDVEISSESHPFYTGKQRIMDSAGRVERFNARFKGFGGKK, from the coding sequence ATGAAGTCTGATATCCACCCGAAGTACGAAGCTGTTGTTTTCAACGACCTGGCTTCCGGCGTCAAGTTCCTGACCAAGTCCACCGTGTCTTCTTCCAAGACCATCGAATGGGAAGACGGCAACACCTACCCGGTCATCGACGTCGAAATCTCCTCGGAGTCCCACCCGTTCTACACGGGCAAGCAGCGCATCATGGACTCTGCAGGCCGCGTCGAGCGCTTCAACGCTCGCTTCAAGGGCTTCGGCGGCAAGAAGTAA
- a CDS encoding TrmH family RNA methyltransferase, protein MTFHYLETADDPRVADYTQLTDVHLRKLREPAEGMYIAESSRVLRRALAAGHKPRSFFLAEKLLEDLDDVFQRFPEVPVYIGKASLLEEITGFHLHRGAMAAMHRPAPVPLEELLAGAHRVAVLEDVVDHTNVGAIFRSAAALGVDAVLVSPRCGDPLYRRSVRVSMGTVFQVPWARLESWPGDLEQLKEQGFTVAAMELTDDAVDLDALAASNPGKLALVLGTEGAGMSPETLAVVDLAVKIPMRAGVDSLNVAAASAVAFWELRLRS, encoded by the coding sequence GTGACTTTCCACTACCTCGAAACCGCGGACGACCCGCGCGTTGCCGACTACACACAACTGACGGATGTCCACCTCCGCAAGCTCCGCGAGCCCGCGGAGGGCATGTACATTGCTGAGTCGTCCCGAGTGCTTCGGCGTGCCCTGGCGGCCGGACATAAGCCCCGCTCCTTCTTCCTTGCGGAGAAGTTGCTAGAGGACCTCGACGACGTATTCCAACGATTCCCCGAGGTTCCGGTCTACATCGGCAAGGCCTCCCTGCTTGAAGAAATCACGGGATTCCATTTGCATCGCGGTGCCATGGCAGCGATGCATCGCCCGGCCCCGGTGCCCCTTGAAGAGCTCCTCGCTGGCGCGCACCGCGTGGCTGTCCTCGAAGACGTGGTTGACCACACGAATGTCGGCGCGATCTTCCGTTCCGCGGCAGCGCTCGGAGTGGACGCCGTGCTCGTGTCCCCGCGCTGCGGGGACCCACTATATCGCCGTAGCGTCCGGGTGAGCATGGGCACCGTCTTCCAGGTTCCTTGGGCCCGGCTTGAGTCCTGGCCGGGTGATCTTGAACAGCTCAAGGAGCAGGGCTTCACGGTAGCCGCCATGGAGCTCACAGATGACGCTGTGGACCTCGACGCGCTTGCTGCCAGCAACCCCGGCAAGCTCGCTCTCGTACTAGGTACCGAAGGCGCGGGCATGAGCCCGGAGACGCTCGCCGTCGTCGACCTCGCGGTGAAGATTCCCATGCGGGCTGGCGTCGACTCGCTCAACGTCGCGGCCGCCTCGGCCGTGGCGTTCTGGGAACTGCGGCTGCGAAGCTGA
- the pepN gene encoding aminopeptidase N codes for MSNHNLARAEAATRSALISTHSYDVSLDVREATDPDVPGYTSRSVINFSAVPGSSTFLDFIHGGVHSVFLNGKGLDVAGVVDRDRIRLDNLQAENQVTVTGTALYSRSGEGMHRFVDPADGQCYLYTQYEPADARRVFANIEQPDLKAEFTFHVMAPSGWQVASNGAELARTQLTSDPATSRWDFATTKRMSTYITTVLAGPYFRATDHWSKTLDDGTSLEVPLALYCRASMQESFDAGELFQLTKNGLDFFNDLFDYPYPWGKYDQAFVPEYNLGAMENPGLVTFTEKYVFTSRATDAQYQARANTLMHEMAHMWFGDLVTMTWWDDLWLKESFADYMGTLGVDKATDWDSAWVNFANKRKSWAYVQDQLPTTHPIVADIPDLEAAKQNFDGITYAKGASVLKQLVAYVGFEAFIGGSRRYFRDHEYGNTTLTDLLEALSAASGRDLGTWARQWLQTSGISTMMAEISGGSHVMESVTLRQDSVDPITGRQEHRPHRLRIGLYDFDDIGRLLRTEVVETDAQGAETAVEALAGKPRPALLLVNDDDLSYAKVRLDAGSEATVRSALDRLSDPMARALCWTALWDSARDAVTPAALYVNAVERFAPAESGIGVLLNVLGNAVTAVERYVPAPQRGAVRGSLLETSARRLRASEPGSDQQLAWARTLAELSRHDGAYVEFLRGILSGGVIVDGLTVDADLRWSLWQALAANGSAELPELDAELARDHTASGREGHALAAAARPDAAVKAAAWDAAVNNTTLSNEILSATIAGFSVSPSGLLDGFTEPYFDCLENVWESRSIEIAGRIVRGLFPSAQDLAPGMIPADQPVLLRTDDWLATHSGAPRALRRIVIEQRSHLFRALTAQAAG; via the coding sequence GTGTCGAACCACAATCTGGCGCGCGCTGAGGCCGCCACCCGTTCAGCCCTGATCAGCACACACAGCTACGATGTCTCCCTCGACGTCCGCGAAGCCACAGACCCTGACGTGCCGGGATACACGAGCCGCAGCGTCATCAACTTTTCCGCCGTGCCCGGTTCCTCCACGTTCTTGGATTTCATCCACGGCGGAGTGCACAGCGTCTTCCTCAACGGAAAAGGCCTCGACGTCGCCGGAGTGGTCGACCGCGACAGGATCCGCCTAGACAATCTCCAAGCTGAAAACCAAGTCACGGTCACCGGAACGGCCCTTTACAGCCGCTCCGGAGAGGGCATGCACCGCTTCGTCGATCCTGCCGACGGACAGTGCTACCTCTACACGCAATACGAACCGGCGGACGCCCGCCGCGTCTTCGCGAATATCGAGCAGCCTGACCTGAAGGCCGAATTCACGTTCCATGTCATGGCTCCTTCCGGTTGGCAGGTGGCCTCGAACGGCGCAGAGCTCGCGCGGACGCAACTGACGAGCGATCCGGCCACGAGCCGCTGGGACTTCGCCACCACCAAGCGGATGTCCACCTACATCACCACCGTCCTTGCCGGCCCCTATTTCCGCGCCACGGACCACTGGAGCAAAACGCTCGACGACGGGACCAGCCTTGAGGTCCCACTGGCGCTTTATTGCCGCGCATCCATGCAAGAGTCCTTCGACGCCGGGGAGCTTTTCCAGTTGACCAAGAACGGCTTGGACTTCTTCAACGATCTCTTCGACTATCCGTATCCGTGGGGCAAGTACGATCAAGCGTTCGTGCCCGAGTACAACCTCGGTGCCATGGAAAATCCCGGCCTGGTCACTTTCACGGAGAAGTACGTCTTCACCTCGCGCGCCACCGATGCCCAGTACCAAGCCCGTGCCAACACCCTCATGCACGAGATGGCCCACATGTGGTTCGGCGACCTCGTGACCATGACCTGGTGGGACGATCTCTGGCTCAAGGAATCCTTCGCCGACTACATGGGCACGCTCGGCGTGGACAAGGCCACGGACTGGGACAGCGCCTGGGTGAATTTCGCGAACAAACGGAAGTCCTGGGCATACGTGCAGGACCAGTTGCCCACCACCCACCCCATCGTTGCGGACATTCCCGACCTGGAGGCCGCCAAGCAGAACTTCGACGGCATCACCTATGCAAAAGGTGCATCCGTCCTCAAGCAATTGGTGGCTTACGTCGGCTTCGAGGCCTTCATTGGCGGCTCGCGACGCTACTTCAGGGATCACGAATACGGCAACACAACACTGACCGACCTCCTCGAAGCATTGAGCGCAGCATCAGGCCGGGACCTTGGCACCTGGGCCCGGCAGTGGCTGCAGACCTCGGGAATCTCCACCATGATGGCTGAGATCTCAGGTGGCAGCCACGTCATGGAGTCAGTCACTCTGCGCCAAGACTCCGTGGACCCCATCACGGGCAGGCAGGAACACCGCCCCCACAGGCTCCGGATCGGGCTCTACGACTTCGATGACATTGGCAGGTTGCTCCGAACCGAGGTCGTCGAGACCGATGCCCAAGGCGCCGAGACCGCGGTGGAGGCACTGGCGGGCAAGCCTCGCCCGGCCCTTCTCCTCGTCAACGACGACGACCTCAGCTATGCGAAGGTCCGCCTGGATGCGGGGTCCGAGGCAACAGTGCGTTCCGCCTTGGACCGACTCAGCGATCCGATGGCCCGGGCACTGTGCTGGACAGCCCTGTGGGATTCAGCGCGAGACGCCGTTACGCCGGCGGCGCTGTACGTCAACGCCGTCGAACGCTTCGCCCCTGCCGAGTCAGGAATCGGCGTGCTGCTGAACGTCCTGGGCAACGCGGTGACCGCCGTCGAGCGTTACGTCCCGGCTCCGCAACGCGGTGCCGTCCGCGGGAGCCTGCTGGAGACCAGCGCGCGGCGGCTGCGCGCAAGCGAGCCCGGTTCGGACCAACAACTTGCCTGGGCCAGGACACTGGCCGAGCTGTCGCGCCATGATGGCGCCTACGTGGAGTTCCTCCGCGGCATCCTCTCCGGAGGCGTCATTGTGGACGGCTTGACGGTGGATGCCGATCTGCGGTGGAGCCTGTGGCAGGCCCTTGCAGCGAATGGCTCGGCCGAGCTGCCGGAATTGGATGCCGAACTTGCCAGGGACCACACGGCATCCGGCCGCGAAGGCCATGCGCTGGCGGCCGCTGCCCGTCCCGATGCCGCAGTCAAGGCAGCCGCATGGGATGCCGCAGTGAACAACACCACGCTCTCGAACGAGATTCTGAGCGCGACGATCGCAGGTTTCTCCGTTTCCCCGTCGGGACTGCTGGACGGGTTCACGGAACCGTACTTCGACTGCTTGGAAAACGTCTGGGAGTCCAGGAGCATCGAGATCGCGGGCCGGATTGTGCGTGGTCTTTTCCCCTCAGCCCAGGACCTCGCCCCGGGCATGATCCCGGCGGATCAACCGGTGCTCCTGCGCACGGACGATTGGCTTGCGACGCACTCGGGAGCCCCGAGGGCCCTTCGGCGCATTGTCATAGAGCAGCGGAGCCATTTGTTCCGAGCCCTGACGGCTCAAGCCGCCGGCTGA
- a CDS encoding transglutaminase family protein, translated as MTRLSIVHKTAYKYNRRVTLSYNEARMTPLTDPQQVVLESSLKITPSQAAVSTYRDYWGTRVTAFDMQMPHERLEVLATTTVEVHRVERVALDEEIVGWDVMGSDEIRDQFSDWLPQSQLSGPGEEVLGLIPTVVAGKNPHQTAMAIFEWMRGEMSYVKGTTGVTTNAEEAWNQRQGVCQDLAHLAIGSLRSCGIPARYVSGYIHPRPTAEIGETVAGQSHAWLEWWDGEWRSWDPTNHKPAGDYHVTVARGRDYRDVPPLKGILSGGGGSGLTVTVEITRLT; from the coding sequence ATGACCCGGCTGAGCATTGTCCACAAGACGGCCTACAAATACAACCGCCGCGTGACTCTGTCGTACAACGAGGCACGCATGACGCCGTTGACCGATCCGCAACAGGTGGTCCTTGAATCCTCACTGAAGATCACGCCGTCGCAGGCCGCCGTGAGCACCTACCGTGATTATTGGGGCACCCGCGTGACCGCGTTCGATATGCAGATGCCGCACGAGCGCCTCGAGGTGTTGGCCACTACCACCGTTGAAGTCCACCGGGTGGAACGCGTGGCCCTCGACGAAGAGATCGTTGGTTGGGATGTGATGGGCTCGGACGAGATCCGGGACCAGTTCAGCGACTGGTTGCCACAGTCGCAGCTCAGTGGACCCGGCGAGGAAGTCCTCGGCCTGATTCCCACCGTCGTCGCCGGCAAGAACCCGCACCAGACAGCCATGGCGATTTTCGAATGGATGCGCGGCGAAATGAGCTATGTGAAAGGCACCACCGGCGTCACCACCAACGCCGAGGAAGCCTGGAATCAGCGTCAAGGAGTCTGCCAGGACCTGGCCCACTTGGCCATCGGCTCGCTTCGCAGCTGCGGCATTCCAGCCCGGTACGTATCCGGTTACATCCATCCGCGGCCCACGGCCGAGATCGGGGAAACGGTGGCTGGCCAATCCCACGCGTGGCTGGAATGGTGGGACGGCGAATGGCGCAGTTGGGATCCGACCAACCACAAGCCTGCCGGCGACTATCATGTCACGGTGGCACGCGGAAGGGACTACCGGGATGTTCCTCCCTTGAAGGGCATCTTGTCCGGTGGCGGCGGCTCCGGCCTGACCGTGACCGTTGAGATCACGCGACTGACGTAA
- a CDS encoding circularly permuted type 2 ATP-grasp protein codes for MSELFRDYSEAAARSGAYDEMFAPGTVARKSYGQVDGALRELSLADVSARAESMARTFLDRGVTFDYAGEERPFPLDIVPRVIPADEWDVLERGVKQRVRALEAFLDDVYGRMAVVADGVVPRALVTTSAHFHRAVHGFEPAGGVRVHVSGIDVVRDAAGTFRVLEDNVRVPSGVSYVLENRRAMAKGLPEAFGQQPIRPVEEYPRRLLSALRKTAPSGVDDPTVVVLTPGVFNSAYFEHTLLAGLMGVELVEGRDLICRGNRVYMRTTAGEQRVDVIYKRIDDEFLDPLQFRSDSMLGCPGLVNAARAGGVTIANAVGNGVADDKLVYSYVPDLIRYYLHEEPVIANVETFRLEEKEAREQVLDRLEELVVKPVDGSGGKGLVIGPDASREELDALRKRVLADPRGWIAQPVLQLSTVPTLSGDRFGPRHVDLRPFAVNDGDDVWVLPGGLTRVALKEGSLIVNSSQGGGSKDTWVLSDSPQLPAVELPRSSITVREQVSVWPVESNWRDRQSDQQQ; via the coding sequence ATGTCAGAGCTATTCCGGGATTACTCCGAGGCCGCCGCCCGTTCCGGCGCCTACGACGAAATGTTCGCCCCAGGCACAGTTGCGCGAAAATCCTACGGCCAGGTGGACGGTGCACTCCGCGAGCTTTCGCTTGCCGATGTGAGTGCGCGTGCCGAGTCGATGGCGCGGACCTTCTTGGACCGGGGCGTGACCTTCGATTATGCGGGGGAGGAGCGTCCCTTCCCGTTGGATATCGTGCCGAGGGTGATTCCGGCTGACGAGTGGGATGTTCTTGAGCGTGGGGTCAAGCAGCGCGTGCGCGCGTTGGAAGCATTCCTCGATGATGTGTACGGGCGGATGGCGGTGGTCGCAGACGGTGTAGTGCCGCGGGCGTTGGTAACCACGAGCGCGCATTTCCACCGTGCGGTGCATGGTTTCGAGCCGGCCGGCGGAGTGCGGGTGCACGTGTCCGGGATCGACGTGGTCCGTGATGCGGCGGGAACGTTCCGGGTGCTGGAGGACAACGTGCGGGTGCCGTCGGGGGTGTCCTATGTGCTGGAGAACCGGCGGGCGATGGCGAAGGGTTTGCCCGAGGCGTTCGGGCAGCAGCCCATCCGGCCGGTGGAGGAATACCCGCGCCGTCTGCTCTCGGCGTTGCGGAAGACGGCGCCGTCGGGGGTGGATGATCCTACGGTGGTGGTATTGACGCCCGGGGTGTTCAACAGCGCCTACTTCGAGCACACGCTGCTGGCCGGGCTGATGGGTGTGGAGCTGGTGGAGGGCAGGGACCTGATCTGCCGCGGCAACCGGGTCTACATGCGCACCACGGCCGGTGAACAGCGCGTCGATGTGATTTACAAGCGGATTGACGATGAGTTCCTCGACCCGTTGCAGTTCCGTTCCGATTCCATGCTGGGGTGTCCGGGGCTGGTGAACGCCGCCCGGGCGGGCGGGGTGACCATCGCGAACGCGGTGGGCAACGGGGTGGCCGACGACAAGCTGGTCTATTCCTACGTGCCGGACCTGATCCGGTACTACCTGCATGAGGAGCCGGTGATCGCCAATGTGGAGACGTTCCGGCTGGAGGAGAAGGAAGCCCGTGAGCAGGTCCTGGACCGGCTCGAGGAATTGGTGGTCAAGCCGGTGGACGGCTCCGGGGGCAAGGGCCTGGTGATCGGTCCGGATGCTTCCCGGGAGGAGCTTGATGCCCTGAGGAAGCGGGTGTTGGCGGATCCGCGCGGCTGGATCGCGCAGCCGGTCCTGCAGCTCTCCACCGTGCCGACGCTCTCGGGAGACCGGTTCGGGCCCCGGCACGTCGATCTGCGTCCGTTCGCGGTCAACGACGGCGACGACGTTTGGGTGCTGCCCGGCGGCCTGACCCGGGTGGCGTTGAAGGAAGGTTCCCTGATCGTGAACTCTTCCCAGGGCGGCGGGTCGAAGGACACCTGGGTCCTCTCGGACTCCCCGCAACTGCCCGCCGTCGAGCTGCCCCGCTCCTCCATCACGGTCCGTGAGCAGGTCTCGGTATGGCCCGTTGAAAGCAACTGGCGGGATCGCCAGTCGGACCAGCAGCAATGA
- a CDS encoding alpha-E domain-containing protein, translated as MLSRIAESLFWIGRYVERADGTARILDVHLERLNHLPLEEQRSVARELLAVMGARPQSEDFGLPELLHALAYDKTSATSIAGSLGAARENARRARETVSSSLWESLNTTYYGLNQHRKDVVGTYRFCNWVLERTAMVRGLADTTVSHDESWLFLVLGRSLERADMTARMLSTRDVLSAGMSWVNMLRCAGAYESFLRTRRAAFGDQHAAEFLLLDRLFPRSIVFALRDADECLAKLDPSAQRVGFINDARRIVGQARTFLEFHRTDDLMSELPEHMDRVQKAVTQASDAISRKYFNQADELAWVGEVS; from the coding sequence ATGCTGAGCCGTATTGCTGAATCCCTTTTCTGGATCGGCCGCTATGTGGAGCGCGCCGACGGAACGGCCAGAATCCTGGACGTCCATCTCGAACGCTTGAACCACCTTCCGCTCGAAGAGCAACGCAGCGTGGCAAGGGAACTCCTGGCCGTCATGGGAGCCCGTCCCCAGAGCGAGGACTTCGGCTTGCCCGAACTGCTCCACGCCCTCGCCTACGACAAGACGAGTGCCACCTCCATTGCAGGTTCGCTGGGGGCTGCGCGCGAGAACGCGCGCCGGGCTCGGGAGACCGTGTCCTCTTCGTTGTGGGAGAGCCTCAACACCACGTACTACGGGCTGAACCAGCACCGCAAAGACGTCGTGGGTACGTACCGTTTCTGCAACTGGGTATTGGAACGCACCGCCATGGTCAGGGGCCTCGCGGACACGACTGTGAGCCACGACGAAAGCTGGCTTTTCCTGGTGCTCGGCCGCTCGCTCGAACGTGCCGACATGACCGCGCGGATGCTGTCCACCAGGGATGTCCTCTCCGCGGGAATGTCCTGGGTGAACATGCTGCGCTGCGCTGGTGCCTACGAGTCGTTCCTGCGGACCCGTCGTGCTGCTTTTGGAGACCAGCACGCTGCCGAGTTCCTCCTGCTGGACCGTTTGTTCCCACGCTCCATCGTTTTCGCCCTGCGCGACGCCGACGAGTGCCTGGCCAAGCTTGATCCCTCCGCCCAGCGGGTGGGCTTCATCAATGACGCCCGTCGGATCGTCGGCCAGGCCCGCACGTTCCTTGAGTTCCACCGCACGGACGATCTCATGTCCGAGTTGCCCGAGCACATGGACCGCGTTCAGAAGGCAGTAACGCAGGCCTCCGACGCGATTTCCCGTAAGTACTTCAATCAGGCGGATGAACTGGCCTGGGTGGGAGAAGTTTCATGA
- a CDS encoding SDR family oxidoreductase, with translation MSPADLTPDEIQAALKVLNTIHVYDEEHPDYVAVRRATGKMFKAVKRHRRVTKRDEIAEADRAVLALTATAAPDRIDDETRGNKLATSATGEIAGHLIRSRPCYICKQHYTQVDAFYHQLCPECAAFSHSKRDARTDLSGRRALLTGGRAKIGMYIALRLLRDGAHTTITTRFPKDAARRFAAMEDSADWLHRLRIVGIDLRDPSQVMALTDSLNEAGPLDIIINNAAQTVRRSGNAYKPLVDAEDEPLPEALQAANGGPELVTFGHAHDKHPLAITHSVTERPVLAGDAITSLALSTGSASLERIATGTAIDAGGLVPDLATINSWTQVVDEVDPLEMLEVQLCNVTAPFLLVSRLRGAMKRSTARRKYIVNVSAMEGQFSRAYKGPGHPHTNMAKAALNMMTRTSAQEMLDLDGILMSAVDTGWITDERPHYTKVRLMEEGFHAPLDLVDGAARVYDPIVMGENGEDQYGVFLKDYRPSPW, from the coding sequence ATGAGCCCCGCCGATTTGACGCCTGATGAGATCCAGGCCGCCCTCAAGGTCCTGAATACAATCCACGTTTATGACGAGGAGCACCCTGACTACGTCGCCGTCCGGCGCGCCACGGGGAAGATGTTCAAGGCCGTCAAGCGCCACCGCCGGGTCACCAAACGGGACGAGATCGCGGAAGCCGACCGCGCGGTCCTCGCATTGACTGCCACTGCGGCCCCGGACAGGATCGACGACGAGACCCGCGGCAACAAGCTAGCCACCTCTGCCACGGGCGAAATCGCAGGCCATCTCATCCGCTCGAGGCCCTGTTACATCTGTAAACAGCATTACACGCAGGTAGACGCGTTCTACCACCAGCTGTGTCCGGAATGTGCGGCCTTCAGCCACAGCAAGCGGGACGCCCGCACTGACTTGAGTGGACGCCGTGCCCTGCTCACGGGCGGCCGCGCCAAGATCGGCATGTACATCGCCCTCCGCTTGCTCCGCGACGGCGCACACACCACCATCACCACCCGTTTTCCCAAGGACGCCGCACGCCGCTTTGCAGCCATGGAGGACAGCGCGGACTGGTTGCACCGGCTCAGGATTGTGGGCATCGATCTCCGCGACCCTTCGCAGGTCATGGCCCTCACCGACTCACTCAATGAAGCCGGTCCCCTCGACATCATCATCAACAACGCCGCCCAGACGGTCCGCCGTTCCGGGAACGCGTACAAACCCTTGGTGGATGCCGAGGACGAGCCACTGCCGGAAGCCCTGCAGGCGGCCAATGGCGGTCCGGAGCTGGTCACGTTTGGACACGCCCACGACAAACATCCCTTGGCCATCACCCATAGCGTCACCGAGCGTCCGGTACTGGCAGGAGATGCCATTACCTCGCTCGCCCTGTCCACGGGCTCCGCGTCGTTGGAGCGAATCGCTACGGGCACCGCAATCGACGCCGGCGGATTGGTCCCCGACCTTGCGACGATCAACAGCTGGACCCAAGTGGTGGACGAAGTCGATCCCCTGGAGATGCTCGAGGTTCAGCTTTGCAACGTCACGGCGCCATTCCTGCTGGTCAGCCGGCTCCGCGGGGCCATGAAGCGCTCCACGGCACGACGAAAGTACATCGTGAACGTCTCCGCGATGGAGGGGCAGTTCTCCCGCGCCTACAAGGGCCCAGGGCACCCGCATACCAACATGGCGAAGGCTGCGTTGAACATGATGACGCGGACCAGCGCGCAAGAGATGCTGGACCTTGACGGGATCCTGATGTCCGCCGTCGACACCGGTTGGATCACGGACGAACGTCCGCATTACACCAAAGTCCGGCTCATGGAGGAAGGCTTCCACGCACCGCTCGATCTCGTGGATGGAGCGGCGCGAGTCTACGACCCCATCGTCATGGGCGAAAACGGCGAAGACCAGTACGGCGTCTTCCTGAAGGACTACAGGCCCTCCCCCTGGTAA
- a CDS encoding lipoate--protein ligase family protein: MEAMTSSMAFEQGEQQLHGEYKVLGGKLVVVDLDVVDGQFAHVSLSGDFFLEPDEALLDINRAVTGLPESSTPAEISAAVSAALPADSVLFGFSADAVAVAVRRALAKASGWADHQWEVIPPAVLPTHLNVALDEVLTEQVGAGLRNPTLRFWDWEEPSVVIGSFQSYRNEVDPDGVARHGITVVRRISGGGAMFMEAGNCITYSLYVPQSLVDGISFADSYAFLDAWVMAALEKLGITAFYVPLNDIATEQGKIGGAAQKRLANGGMLHHVTMSYDIDADKMVEVLRIGKEKLSDKGTRSAKKRVDPLRRQTGLARTEIIKAMQEVFVERYGAKESRITDAELATARERVQSKFGTEEWLHRVP; encoded by the coding sequence ATGGAAGCCATGACTTCCAGCATGGCTTTCGAGCAAGGCGAGCAACAACTCCACGGCGAATACAAGGTCCTTGGCGGAAAGCTCGTGGTCGTTGACCTCGACGTGGTGGACGGACAATTCGCGCACGTCTCGCTCAGCGGAGACTTCTTCCTGGAACCGGACGAGGCCCTGTTGGACATCAACCGGGCCGTCACAGGACTCCCGGAAAGTTCGACGCCGGCCGAGATTTCCGCTGCCGTCTCCGCCGCGCTGCCTGCCGACTCGGTCCTGTTCGGCTTTTCCGCCGATGCCGTCGCTGTTGCTGTCCGGCGGGCGCTTGCCAAGGCCAGCGGCTGGGCGGACCACCAGTGGGAAGTCATCCCACCGGCGGTCCTTCCCACGCACCTCAACGTCGCCTTGGACGAGGTCCTCACCGAGCAGGTGGGAGCGGGGCTCCGCAACCCCACTTTGCGCTTCTGGGACTGGGAGGAGCCGTCAGTGGTGATCGGCAGCTTCCAGTCTTACCGCAACGAGGTAGATCCCGACGGCGTCGCGCGCCACGGCATCACTGTGGTCCGCCGCATCAGCGGCGGGGGAGCCATGTTCATGGAGGCCGGAAATTGCATCACCTATTCGCTCTATGTGCCACAGAGCCTGGTGGATGGCATCAGCTTTGCCGATTCCTACGCGTTCCTGGACGCGTGGGTGATGGCCGCCCTGGAAAAACTGGGCATTACCGCGTTCTACGTCCCGCTCAACGACATCGCCACCGAGCAAGGCAAGATTGGCGGTGCCGCGCAAAAGCGCCTCGCCAATGGCGGCATGCTGCACCACGTCACCATGAGCTACGACATTGACGCCGACAAAATGGTCGAGGTCTTGCGCATCGGCAAGGAGAAACTCTCCGACAAGGGCACCCGGAGTGCCAAGAAGCGCGTGGATCCGTTGCGACGCCAGACCGGCCTGGCAAGGACGGAAATCATCAAGGCCATGCAGGAAGTCTTCGTCGAGCGCTACGGCGCCAAGGAGTCCCGTATCACCGACGCCGAATTGGCAACGGCACGTGAACGGGTGCAGTCAAAGTTTGGTACCGAAGAATGGCTGCACCGGGTTCCTTAA